A genomic window from Euleptes europaea isolate rEulEur1 chromosome 9, rEulEur1.hap1, whole genome shotgun sequence includes:
- the ANKRD50 gene encoding ankyrin repeat domain-containing protein 50 isoform X2 — protein sequence MLNQLHIKSSGCFLYLERVLDGVVENFIMLREIRDIPGTLNGLYLWLCQRLFVRKQFAKVQPILNVILAACRPLTTIELFHAVWTKNMALSMEDFQRKLDVLSKVLIDGLGNTKILFHYSFAEWLLDVKHCTQKYLCNAAEGHRMLAMSYTCRAKDLTPLEAQEFALHLINSNLQLETSELALWMIWNGTPVKDSLSTLIPKEQEVLQLLVKAGAHVNSGDDRTSCIVRQALEREDSIRTLLDNGASVNQCDSNGRTLLANAAYSGNLDVVNLLVSRGADLEVEDTHGQTALTLAARQGHTKVVNCLIGCGANINHTDHDGWTALRSAAWGGHTEVVSALLYAGVKVDCADADSRTALRAAAWGGHEDIVLNLLQHGAEVNKADNEGRTALIAAAYMGHKEIVEHLLDHGAEVNHEDVDGRTALSVAALCVPASKGHASVVSLLIDRGAEVDHCDKDGMTPLLVAAYEGHVDVVDLLLEGGADVDHTDNNGRTPLLAAASMGHASVVNTLLFWGAAVDSIDSEGRTVLSIASAQGNVEVVRTLLDRGLDENHRDDAGWTPLHMAAFEGHRLICEALIEQGARTNEIDNDGRIAFILAAQEGHYDCVQTLLENKSNIDHRGYDGRNGLRVAALEGHRDIVELLFSHGADVNYKDADGRPTLYILALENQLTMAEYFLENGANVEASDAEGRTALHVSCWQGHVEMVQMLITYHANVNAADNEKRSALQSAAWQGHVKVVQLLIEHGALVDHTCNQGATALCIAAQEGHIDVVQLLLEHGADPNHADQFGRTAMRVAAKNGHTQIIKLLEKYGASTLNGCTPSPVHTMEQKPLQSVSSKMQSLTIKSNSSGSTGGGDMQPALRGLSNGPGHAFSSPSESPDSTVDRQKSSLSNNSLKSSKNSSLRTTSSTATAQTVPIDSFHSMSFTEQIQQHSLPRSRSRQSIVSPSSTTHSLSQNHSSPNSEFEWSQVKPSLKSTKANKTGKTENTSKSGSAGKKVKQSTASQPKVLEYEMTQFDKRIPVAKCGASIPLKSMPTDTQCKILVPPTQQEICRSQQQFLIHQQSGEQKKRNGIMTNPNYHLQSNQVFLGRVSVPRTVQDRGHQEVLEGYPSAETELSLKQALKLQIEGNDPSFNYKKETPL from the coding sequence ATGCTGAATCAGCTTCACATTAAAAGCAGTGGATGTTTTCTGTACCTAGAACGTGTCTTAGATGGTGTAGTAGAAAACTTCATCATGTTAAGAGAAATCCGTGATATTCCTGGAACACTCAATGGCCTTTATCTTTGGCTTTGTCAGAGGCTTTTTGTGAGAAAACAGTTTGCAAAGGTCCAGCCTATTCTGAATGTAATTCTGGCTGCATGTAGGCCCCTAACTACCATTGAATTGTTTCATGCAGTATGGACCAAAAACATGGCATTGTCTATGGAAGACTTCCAACGCAAACTAGATGTTTTGTCAAAAGTTCTTATTGACGGGCTTGGAAACACAAAGATCCTTTTCCACTACAGTTTTGCAGAATGGTTGCTGGATGTAAAGCACTGTACTCAGAAGTATTTGTGTAATGCAGCAGAGGGACACAGAATGCTAGCAATGAGTTACACCTGCAGAGCTAAAGATTTAACTCCACTGGAGGCTCAAGAATTtgctttgcatttaattaattcaaACTTACAATTGGAGACCTCCGAGCTGGCTTTGTGGATGATCTGGAATGGTACACCTGTCAAAGATTCTTTGTCAACATTAATCCCCAAAGAACAGGAAGTTTTACAGTTGCTTGTAAAAGCTGGTGCTCATGTCAACAGTGGAGATGATCGGACATCTTGCATTGTACGGCAAGCTTTGGAAAGAGAAGATTCCATTCGAACCTTGCTAGATAACGGTGCTTCAGTAAACCAGTGTGATTCAAATGGGAGAACTCTGTTGGCTAATGCTGCATATAGTGGCAATCTTGATGTCGTCAATTTGCTTGTTTCCAGAGGAGCAGATTTAGAGGTTGAAGATACACATGGCCAGACAGCACTTACTTTAGCTGCTCGGCAGGGGCATACCAAGGTTGTTAATTGTTTGATTGGCTGTGGTGCTAATATAAATCACACGGATCATGATGGTTGGACGGCTCTGAGATCTGCAGCTTGGGGTGGGCACACTGAGGTGGTTTCTGCACTCCTCTATGCTGGAGTAAAAGTAGACTGTGCTGATGCAGACAGTCGTACAGCCTTGAGAGCAGCAGCCTGGGGAGGCCATGAAGATATTGTGCTGAATCTGTTGCAACATGGAGCTGAGGTCAACAAAGCCGATAATGAAGGTAGAACTGCTTTAATTGCTGCAGCATACATGGGTCATAAAGAGATTGTGGAGCATCTGCTGGACCATGGGGCAGAAGTAAACCATGAGGATGTGGATGGAAGGACAGCTCTATCTGTTGCCGCTCTCTGTGTACCTGCTAGTAAGGGACATGCTTCAGTTGTGAGTCTTTTAATTGACCGGGGTGCTGAGGTGGATCATTGTGACAAAGATGGCATGACTCCATTGTTGGTTGCCGCCTACGAAGGGCATGTAGATGTTGTTGACTTGCTTCTGGAAGGTGGAGCAGATGTGGATCATACTGATAACAATGGCCGCACACCCCTTCTTGCTGCGGCTTCAATGGGCCATGCTTCAGTTGTAAATACTCTGTTGTTTTGGGGGGCTGCTGTGGATAGCATTGATAGTGAAGGACGGACAGTTCTTAGCATAGCCTCTGCACAAGGTAATGTTGAAGTAGTACGGACTCTGCTGGATAGAGGATTAGATGAAAATCATAGAGATGATGCAGGATGGACACCTTTGCACATGGCAGCTTTTGAAGGACACAGATTAATATGTGAAGCGCTTATAGAACAAGGTGCCCGAACAAATGAAATTGATAATGATGGGCGGATAGCTTTCATATTGGCAGCCCAGGAAGGTCACTATGATTGTGTGCAGACCTTACTGGAAAACAAATCTAACATTGATCACAGAGGCTATGATGGGAGAAATGGTCTCCGTGTTGCTGCTTTAGAAGGCCATAGAGATATAGTTGAGCTGCTCTTCAGTCATGGAGCTGATGTGAACTACAAAGATGCTGATGGCCGGCCAACGCTTTACATTTTGGCTTTAGAAAACCAGCTCACCATGGCTGAATATTTTTTAGAAAATGGTGCAAATGTAGAAGCAAGTGATGCTGAAGGAAGGACGGCACTTCATGTTTCCTGCTGGCAGGGCCATGTAGAGATGGTACAGATGCTGATAACATACCATGCCAATGTGAACGCAGCAGACAATGAGAAGCGATCGGCTCTGCAGTCTGCTGCATGGCAAGGCCACGTCAAGGTAGTTCAGCTTTTGATTGAGCATGGAGCCCTGGTTGATCATACATGTAATCAAGGTGCTACTGCACTATGTATTGCAGCCCAAGAAGGGCACATTGATGTTGTGCAACTATTACTGGAACATGGTGCTGATCCCAATCATGCAGATCAATTTGGGCGCACAGCTATGCGTGTGGCTGCAAAAAACGGGCATACACAGATCATTAAATTATTGGAAAAATATGGTGCTTCTACTCTAAATGGCTGCACTCCTTCTCCAGTCCATACGATGGAGCAAAAACCTTTGCAGTCAGTATCTTCAAAAATGCAATCCttaacaataaaatcaaataGCTCAGGGAGCACTGGTGGAGGAGATATGCAGCCTGCTTTGCGTGGCTTGTCAAATGGGCCAGGTCATGCTTTTAGTTCTCCTTCTGAATCTCCTGATTCTACAGTTGATCGGCAGAAGTCTTCTCTATCCAATAATTCCCTGAAAAGCTCAAAAAACTCTTCTCTTCGCACCACCTCATCTACAGCAACTGCCCAGACGGTACCTATCGATAGTTTCCATAGCATGTCCTTTACAGAACAAATACAGCAGCATTCATTGCCTCGCAGTAGAAGTAGGCAGTCCATTGTTTCGCCTTCTTCCACAACTCATTCCTTAAGTCAGAATCATAGTTCACCAAATAGTGAATTTGAGTGGAGCCAAGTGAAACCCAGCTTGAAATcaacaaaagcaaacaaaacagggaaaacagaaaacactAGCAAATCTGGGTCTGCAGGGAAAAAAGTGAAACAGAGCACAGCTTCTCAACCAAAAGTCCTAGAATATGAAATGACTCAGTTTGATAAACGGATACCTGTTGCCAAATGTGGAGCCAGTATTCCACTTAAATCAATGCCTACGGACACTCAGTGCAAAATTTTGGTCCCTCCCACTCAGCAAGAAATCTGCCGATCACAACAGCAATTCCTGATCCACCAACAAAGTGGGgaacagaaaaagagaaatgGAATAATGACAAATCCAAATTACCATCTTCAGAGCAATCAGGTGTTTCTTGGCAGAGTTTCTGTCCCACGTACAGTACAGGATCGGGGGCACCAGGAGGTTTTGGAAGGCTACCCATCTGCAGAGACAGAACTAAGCCTCAAACAAGCCTTAAAACTCCAAATTGAGGGAAATGACCCAAGCTTCAACTATAAAAAGGAAACACCATTATAA